A section of the Myxococcus virescens genome encodes:
- a CDS encoding GNAT family N-acetyltransferase, giving the protein MPAMGPGAVFNLLSTERLHLVQLPPDAAWRVLAYHEANREHVSTVSPARPANFFSVTYWRTRLAQDREDFRLDLSLRVFLLPRNQPIQLSPIIGNASLTNIRRGPLQSADLGYGLDHHYEGQGLMTEALRALCDYAFNVMGLHRLQANHLPENLRSAAVLKRLGFQVEGIARELLLIDGQWRDHVLNALIAPGRRG; this is encoded by the coding sequence ATGCCCGCCATGGGCCCAGGCGCAGTTTTCAACCTGCTGAGCACCGAACGCCTGCATCTGGTGCAGCTCCCACCGGATGCGGCGTGGCGGGTGCTCGCGTACCACGAGGCGAACCGGGAGCACGTCTCCACCGTGTCACCGGCACGGCCGGCCAACTTCTTCTCGGTAACGTACTGGCGCACGCGGCTGGCGCAGGACCGCGAGGACTTCCGGCTCGACCTGTCCCTGCGCGTGTTCCTGCTGCCGCGAAACCAGCCCATCCAGCTATCGCCCATCATTGGCAACGCCTCACTGACGAACATCCGCCGGGGCCCGTTGCAGTCCGCGGACCTGGGCTACGGCCTGGACCACCACTACGAAGGCCAGGGCCTGATGACGGAGGCCCTGCGCGCGCTGTGTGACTACGCCTTCAACGTCATGGGCCTGCACCGGCTCCAGGCCAACCACCTGCCGGAGAACCTGCGCAGCGCCGCGGTGCTGAAGCGCCTGGGCTTCCAGGTGGAGGGCATCGCGCGGGAGCTCCTGCTCATCGACGGCCAGTGGCGCGACCACGTCCTCAACGCGCTGATTGCCCCTGGCCGGCGGGGATGA
- a CDS encoding DUF1338 domain-containing protein has translation MTTDSAHRLLDLLWERYAAEVPYARTFVQLSGGRFRNDHVALRSLARPGGGIALFSQPFIRLGWKAAGAYTFPDAHLSAIYLSHPAGLPRIFISELKQEELSPRARELLARLPEDPAPPEDVDALAAWFGPPSPPDEAALLELEKESQYGAWLLAFGRKVNHFTGSVDDVEAWQRRMREAGVPMKADIEGAPGTSLRQTATQAALLPVPLKGGGSRSWPYAYFEIAQRTPDFDGFLGSQARALFDMTKRGE, from the coding sequence ATGACCACCGACTCCGCCCACCGTCTCCTGGACCTGCTGTGGGAGCGCTACGCCGCGGAGGTGCCCTATGCGCGCACCTTCGTGCAGCTCTCCGGGGGCCGCTTCCGCAATGACCACGTCGCGCTCCGCTCGCTGGCCCGGCCCGGTGGTGGCATCGCGCTCTTCTCGCAGCCCTTCATCCGGCTCGGTTGGAAGGCCGCGGGCGCGTACACCTTTCCGGATGCGCACCTGTCCGCCATCTACTTGTCACATCCGGCGGGGCTGCCCCGCATCTTCATCTCCGAGCTGAAGCAGGAGGAGCTGTCCCCGCGCGCTCGCGAGCTGCTCGCCCGGCTGCCCGAGGACCCCGCACCTCCCGAGGATGTGGACGCACTGGCCGCGTGGTTCGGCCCGCCGTCCCCTCCAGACGAGGCCGCGCTGCTGGAGCTGGAGAAGGAGTCCCAGTATGGCGCCTGGCTGCTCGCCTTCGGCCGCAAGGTGAACCACTTCACCGGCTCGGTGGACGACGTGGAGGCGTGGCAGCGACGCATGCGCGAGGCCGGTGTGCCGATGAAGGCCGACATCGAGGGCGCGCCCGGGACGTCGCTGCGGCAGACGGCCACGCAGGCCGCGCTGCTGCCCGTGCCGCTCAAGGGCGGTGGCTCGCGCTCCTGGCCCTACGCCTACTTCGAGATTGCCCAGCGCACGCCGGACTTCGACGGCTTCCTGGGCTCCCAGGCCCGGGCGCTCTTCGACATGACGAAGCGCGGCGAGTAG